The Desulfovibrio piger DNA segment GCACGGAGTCCGTGCCGGGGTCCCAGCCGGCGGCCGTGATGCTGACGCTGTTACCGGCCTTGGCGGCGGCATCCAGACGGGCCACGGTGGCGGGGATCTCGGTGTGGATGTCGAAGCTGTCCACACAATTGTAACCCTGCTTCAGAAAAGCTTCCGCCGTTTCCGGGATGCTGCGCGAAGGCCCGCACAGGGCGATGACGTCGGGGCGGCCCTGGGCAGCTTCCAGGCTGGCCAGATCGGCAAATTCGGGCAGGCCACGCAGGGCATGGCTCTGCGTGCCCAGGGATTCGGCACGGCGGATCACGCCGAGGCACTGGCAATCAGGGGCGGCAAGGGCCGCTTCCACCACACGGGTACCGATATTGCCGAGACTGTGGACGGCGAGAGTAAACTTTTTCATATGCATTCCTTTGGCAAAAAACCGGGAGCGGCCTCCTGGCCACTCGCAAGACATTCCTGACTTGGTCAGTAGGCCATTTTTTTAGATGTAAGTGCCGCCCGTCGTCAAGGGCATGCTGTCTCCCCGCTCTACAGGCAAAAAGAAAACCTCCGGCTCCCGAATGCCGCGCCCCCCAGGCGCTTCTTTTGCCGATCCCCTCTTTCCGCAAAGGCGAAAACTTACCGCACACATCGCGCAATATCTATTTCAACCTCCCGCAACCCTTGATTTTTCGAAAAGCAACCCAAAGTTGCCCGATTGCAACCGATAATGGGTTGCCTGCTGCGAGCAAGTATGATTAGGTAAAAATTCCCATTTGGGAATCAACCGACAGCACCGCTGTCCAACGCATCGAGGTATGTATGAAAAAACTTTGGCTCCTGCTGGCCTGCGCCCTGCTCCTGTCCACCACCTCCCTCGCGTCGGCTGCCTGCTCTCCTGAGGAAGCTCAGAAGAAAGCCAACGAATTCGCTGCCGCCGTCCAGAAAAAATCCCAGGCTGACCCCCAGGGCTACGCCAAGATCATGCAGGAACTGCAGCCCCAACTGCTGAAACTCCAGCAGGAACAGAATCTGGAAAATATGTGCAAGTTCTATGATGATGCGCTGGAAAAGCTGAAGTAGATCTTGCCTGCCGAAGAGGTGGCCTTGCGCCACCTCTTTTTTTCTCCTCTCCGCAATCTTTCCTATGAAAAACGCACGGATCCGACTTGGGCAGGAGATCCTGCGCCGACGCAAAGCCATGGGCATAACGCAGGAAGAACTGGCCTCCCGTATGGGTGTTTCGCGCCAGTCCGTTGCCAAATGGGAAACAGGCCTGTCGTCCCCGGACATCGACCGGCTTGCCCTGCTGCGGGACATGCTGCAGACGAGTCTTGATGAACTCATCGCTCCCGCAGGCCGGGAGCTCATTCCCGAACCTGTCCCTCCTGCGGAAGACAGCGTGCGCCCGGCACCTGCCGGGCCCGTGCGCAACCTCCGGCTCCTTCCCCTGATCCTGGGCACGCTGCTGTTCTGCTGCGGCCTGGGCGGGTTGGCGGCCCTGTGGGTACTCTCCCGCTTGCATCCTGTCCGTCTCGTGGACTGGGATGGCTCCTTGCATACAGGCCTGGAAGGGTACCTGATGACGACCGGCCTCTGGCCTGTCCTGCTGCTGGCCTGCATCCTGCTTGGCTGCGGCAGCCTTACGCTGCTTTATCTGTGGGGCACGCGCAGAAAAAACAGCTGACCCCGGCAGCGCTGTGCCAGCAGGGCTGTGCCTGTCCGTCATCCTGTGCGACGATGGCAACACACTGTGATGCATGCCTAGGAGCGCCAGCCTCATGCGCTCTCTGGTAGCGTCTTGAATGAAGGCTCTGCGAAACGCATGCCCCTGCATTCCCCCATGAGCAGAACCATCTGAAACGACAACGATACGCCGATCTCCGAGCTGCACTCCCCAAAACACATGGCAGATCTGCGAGGCGTACAGCCCCTAAAAAAGGGCAGGGAATCCTCAGCACAGGCGCCCAGCGCTCACGGCTCACATAGCGGAAAGCCTGCACCAGTTGGCAAGGCTGCCCCCGGGATAGCCTCTGCCTCGCCCCAGCTATTCCTTTTCGCTCCTTTCCGCCAACGCCTTCTGCCCTCAAAAGGCATAGATTTTCATGCTGCCCGGGTACAGAGCTTCGGAGATGGGAGCCGCCTGCTCTTCTTCACAGGCTCTTCCATTCTCGCACAGGCCCAGCGGCAAAAGTTTTTGGAAGGGAGGGGCGCGGGGAGGGAGAACCTTTTTCCAAAAAGGTTTCCCTCCCCCCACGCTGTTCTCTCTTCAAATCTCCAGACGCCTGCCGTCCCCGAAACAAAAAAATCCCCGGCGGAGCGGGGATAAAAAAAGACCCCCTCGCGCTGAGAGCTGCAAGGGGGTCTCGAACAATCTTTGGCAGCGGCCTACTTTCCCACATGACGTTATGCAGTATCATCGGCGATGGAGAGCTTAACTTCCGAGTTCGGAATGGGGTCGGGTGTACCCTCTCCTCTATGGCTACCAAAGAAATTTGGTAAATTTATTGAAATAGGGTGGAAGGATTTTTTCGAGAAACAAGACGCACGGGCTATTAGTACTGGTCAGCTCCACCCCTCACAGAGCTTCCACCTCCAGCCTATCAACGAGGTCGTCTACCTCGGCCCTTCAGGACTTGCGTCAGGGAGAACTTATCTTAAGGCAGGCTTCCCGCTTAGATGCTTTCAGCGGTTATCCCTTCCACACATAGCTACCCTGCTGTGCCGTTGGCACGACAACAGGTCCACCAGTGGTGTGTCCATCCCGGTCCTCTCGTACTAGGGACAGGCCCTTTCAATTCTCCTACGCCCACAGAAGATAGGGACCAAACTGTCTCACGACGTTTTAAACCCAGCTCGCGTACCACTTTAAACGGCGAACAGCCGTACCCTTGGGACCTGCTTCAGCCCCAGGATGTGATGAGCCGACATCGAGGTGCCAAACCGCATCGTCGATGTGAACTCTTGGATGCGATCAGCCTGTTATCCCCGGCGTACCTTTTATCCAATGAGCGATGACCCTTCCATTCGGGATCACCGGATCACTAACACCTACTTTCGTACCTGCTCGAGATGTCTCTCTTGCAGTCAAGCTCCCTTTTGCGTTTGCACTCGACGGCTGGTTTCCAATCAGCCTGAGGGAACCTTTGCATGCCTCCGTTACATTTTGGGAGGCGACCGCCCCAGTCAAACTACCCACCAGACACTGTCCTCCTACCGGATCACGGCAAGGAGTTAGGGACCTGAACAAACAAGGGTGGTATTTCAACGATGGCTCCCTCCATACTGGCGTACAGAGTTCACAGCCTCCCACCTATGCTACACATGCAGGCTCAAATCCCAATGTCAAGCTATAGTAAAGGTGCACAGGGTCTTTCCGTCTTTCTGCGGGTACACGGCATTTTCACCGCGACTTCAATTTCACCGAGTCTCTGGCCGAGACAGTGTGGAGATCGTTACGCCATTCGTGCAGGTCGGAACTTACCCGACAAGGAATTTCGCTACCTTAGGACCGTTATAGTTACGGCCGCCGTTTACTGGGGCTTCAATTCGGAGCTTCGCTTGCGCTGACTCCTCCTTTTAACCTTCCAGCACCGGGCAGGCGTCAGTCCGTATACGTCGTCTATACGACTTGGCACAGACCTATGTTTTTAGTAAACAGTCGCCACCACCATTTCTCTGCGGCTTTTCAGGGCTCGACAGAGTGAATCGCTTCACCCTAAAAAGCACCCCTTCTTCCGAAGGTACGGGGTTATTTTGCCGAGTTCCTTGGCCAGAGTTCTCTCGAGCGCCTTGGATTATTCATCCCACCCACCTGAGTTGGTTTCCGGTACGGTTTGCGTGTCCTATACTTAGAAGCTTTTCTAGGCAGCATAGACTCAACAACTTCAGACCTTTCGGTCACGGACTCGCGTCTCAGGATAGAGAGAAGCGGATTTGCCAACTTCTCATCCCTACACGCTTGCACCGGGACAACCAGCGCCCGGCTTGCCTATCTTCCTGCGTCCCTTCATCGCGCGAACACACAAGTACGTGAATATTAACACGTTTCCCATCAGCTACGCCTTTCAGCCTCGCCTTAGGGGCCGACTAACTCCGGGAAGATTACCTTTACCCGGAAAACCTTGGGTTTACGGCGAACGGGTTTTTCACCCGTTTTATCGTTACTCATGTCAGCATAATCACTTCTCCACAGTCCAGCATGCCTTACGACACACCTTCAGCCCGTGAAGAACGCTCCCCTACCAGACCGCATTCGCGGAATTCAAAGCTTCGGTACTATGCTTAGCCCCGTTACATTTTCGGCGCAACGTCATTAGACCAGTGAGCTATTACGCTTTCTTTAAACGATGGCTGCTTCTAAGCCAACGTCCTGGGTGTCTCTACAACGTCACCACCTTAACCACTGAGCATAGATTTGGAGACCTTAGCTGTTGATCTGGGCTCTTACCCTCTCGACGACGGACCTTAGCACCCGCCGTCTGACTCCCATGGTACATCTGACCGGCATTCTGAGTTTGATAGGGTTTGGTAATCTGGTAGGACCCCTAGCCCTGTCAGTGCTTTACCTCCGGTAGACAATCCATGAGGCTATACCTCAATATATTTCGGGGAGAACCAGCTATCACCGGGTTTGATTGGCCTTTCACCCCTATCCACAAGTCATCCAAACCGTTTTCAGCCGGTATTGGTTCGGTCCTCCACAAGGTTTTACCCTTGCTTCAACCTGCTCATGGATAGATCACCCGGTTTCGGGTCTAATCCGCACTACTCATCGCCCTTGTCAGACTCGGTTTCCCTACGGCTCCACTTGCGCTTAACCTTGCAGTACAGATTAACTCGCTGACTCATTATGCAAAAGGCACGTGATCACGGAACAAGTCCGCTCTCACAGCTTGTAAGCACCAGGTTTCAGATTCTATTTCACTCCTCTAACAGAGGTTCTTTTCACCTTTCCCTCACGGTACTGGTACACTATCGGTCGTCGGTTAGTACTTAGCCTTGGAAGATGGTCCTCCCGGATTCCCACGAGGTTCCACGTGTCTCGCGGTACTCAGGTACCGGCTGTGTCGCTTTCGGTTTCAGGTACGGGGCTGTCACCCGCTCTGGCAGAGCTTTCCAGCTCATTTCCCCTGCCTACTCATGAATCACATATGCCGGCCCTACAACCCCGGCTGAACGAATCCAGCCGGTTTGGGCTCATCCCATTTCGCTCGCCGCTACTTTGGGAGTCTCGTTTGATTTCTTTTCCTTCAGGTACTGAGATGTTTCACTTCCCTGAGTTGGCGCTGGACACTTTATGTATTCAAGTGCCCGCGACGGAGCATGACCTCCGCCGGGTTTCCCCATTCAGAAATCCCCGGATCACAGAATGTTTAGCTTCTCCCCGAGGCTTTTCGCAGCTTACCACGTCTTTCATCGCCTTCCGACGCCAAGGCATCCACCCGATGCTCTTGTCAACTTGTCTTCTCGAAAAAAACTTCCTTCCATCCCTATTCAATTGTAAAAGAGCAATCACTTTCGTGATGGCCGGATCATATCCGGTTCGAACTCGCAACCTCTTGCGCTTTCTCTCGGAGGTGATCCGTTGAGCATGGCGTGGTGGGCCTGGAAAGACTTGAACTTTCGACCTCACGCTTATCAGGCGTGCGCTCTAACCACCTGAGCTACAGGCCCAATCATGCTCTTGCTTGTCAATGAGCTCGTGGCTCATTGCAAGTGAAGAGCGAACGGGAAGATATATTCCTTAAAGGAGGTGATCCAGCCGCAGGTTCCCCTACGGCTACCTTGTTACGACTTCACCCCAATCATCGGCCCTACCGTAGACGGCTGCCTCTATTGCTAGTTGGCTCACCGGCTTCGGGTAAAACCGACTTTCGTGGTGTGACGGGCGGTGTGTACAAGGCCCGGGAACGCATTCACCCGAGTATGCTGACCTCGAATTACTAGCGATTCCGACTTCATGCAGTCGAGTTGCAGACTGCAATCCGGACTGGGACACGTTTTTTGGGATTGGCTCCACCTCACGGTATCGCTGCCCTTTGTGCGTGCCATTGTAGTACGTGTGTAGCCCTAGGTGTAAGGGCCATGATGACTTGACGTCGTCCCCACCTTCCTCCCGGTTAACCCGGGCAGTCTGCATAGAGTGCCCAACTTCACTTGCTGGCAACTATGCATAGGGGTTGCGCTCGTTGCGGGACTTAACCCAACATCTCACGACACGAGCTGACGACAGCCATGCAGCACCTGTCTTGGGGCTCCCCGAAGGGCACCCCTCCTTTTCGGGAGGGTTCCCCAGATGTCAAACCTAGGTAAGGTTCTTCGCGTTGCATCGAATTAAACCACATACTCCACCGCTTGTGCGGGCCCCCGTCAATTTCTTTGAGTTTCAGCCTTGCGACCGTACTCCCCAGGCGGGATGCTTAACGCGTTAACTACGACACCGAGACATACATCCCGACATCTAGCATCCATCGTTTACGGCGTGGACTACCAGGGTATCTAATCCTGTTTGCTCCCCACGCTTTCGCACCTCAGCGTCAATACCGGTCCAGGTGGCCGCCTTCGCCACTGATGTTCCTCCAGATATCTACGGATTTCACTCCTACACCTGGAATTCCGCCACCCTCTCCCGGATTCAAGTCGTGCAGTATCAAGGGCAGTTCCACGGTTGAGCCGTGGGATTTCACCCCTGACTTACATAACAGCCTACGTGCGCTTTACGCCCAGTGATTCCGATTAACGCTTGCACCCTCCGTATTACCGCGGCTGCTGGCACGGAGTTAGCCGGTGCTTCCTTTGAAGGTACCGTCAGTAGGATGATGATTAGAGCACCCTAGTTTCTTCCCTTCTGACAGAGGTTTACGATCCGAAGACCTTCATCCCTCACGCGGCGTCGCTGCGTCAGGCTTTCGCCCATTGCGCAATATTCCCCACTGCTGCCTCCCGTAGGAGTCTGGACCGTGTTTCAGTTCCAGTGTGGCCGATCATCCTCTCAGATCGGCTACCCATCGTTGCCTTGGTAGGCCGTTACCCCACCAACTAGCTAATGGGACGCGGACTCATCTCTATGCGATAGCTTGCAAGCAGAGGCCACCTTTCCTCATAAAGTTCATCATGAGCGTATTCGGTATTAGCAGTCGTTTCCAACTGTTATCCCCATCATAGAGGCAGATTATCCACGTGTTACTCACCCGTGCGCCACTTTACTCGGGACCGAAGTCCCTTTCGCGTACGACTTGCATGTGTTAAGCACGCCGCCAGCGTTCAATCTGAGCCAGAATCAAACTCTCCAGTTCAAATCTGTAGCAAAGATCTCCGTTGGACGGAAATCAGAATCTCAAAGTTCCTTCCCGTTCGCTATTCACTTGTCAATGAACCACACCGATTCACTCGGCGTGAAGTAGTTGTTTACGCCGCTTCGTTTTCGCTGTCAACAAGTTTTTTTCATTTTCGCGAAAGTTTTTTTTTCGCGGCCCCGTCGGGGCAACTCGTTGGCGCGAGGGAAACTTATGTCTCATTTTCAAACCCGCGTCAAGAACTTTTTTGCCATCCGGGAAAATTTCTTTTCCCGTCGCCCTTTCGGACGTGGCCGGCTCGTTGGCGCGAACGGCTTTATGCGCCTTTTCGACCCCACCGTCAAGCATTTTTCCGCAAAAAAATTTGTGGATTTAATCCCCGCTGACTGATTATTCAATCAACATACTGGAAAGACACAGAAAAATGTTTGCATTTTTTCAAGCAACATACTGCCCTCCCAAAAAGTCCCGCTACAGGCAACGCCGGAATGGGGCCCTCGCAATGCATCCACCGCCCTGCCTTTCCGCGCACCTCCGATACAGCGCCACAAAACCGCCGTCGGAGCCCCCTGCCAGATGCCTCTTCCAGCCCCATAGATGGCGGCGAACTCCCAATGACGGCATTCCCAGGCCATCGCCTTCCTCCTGCGACGAGCGGACCTCCCGTACGCCCGCATCCGGCTGCCCTGCTTCGGCCATAAAAAAAGCCGGGAAAGGTCTCCCCTTCCCGGCCTGTCATGGCTGATGCTCCTAATCCCCCACGATCAGGGTGCTGCCCACGCGCAAATTCTGGGCATCGACCCCGTCATTCCAGCGCTTGATATCCTCCACCGAGACATCGTTCTTGCGGGCGATGCCCCACAAACTGTCACCGGCCTGGATGGTATAGGTCTTGGTGCGGGAAGCACGGGAGGCCTTGCCCTTCGGCGAAGCCTGCCGCTCGGAAGAAGCCGGACGCGACGCCGCGGCGCCGCCCTTTCCGGGGATGGTCAGGCGCTGGCCCACCTGCAACTGGCTGGGGTCGTCGATATTGTTACAGGCCTGCAGATCGCTGACCGAAACGCCGAACTGCCGGGCCACGCCGTAGAGGGTATCGTTGGGCCGCAGCACGTAGACGCCGCCCGAAGGTTCGGGCCTGTTGCGCTCCTGCCTGTCCCGACCGGACGAGCGTTCTTTCCGCGAGGGCTTGTCGTCCGCCGCGGCCACGGCCGAAGGCGACATGGGCACACCACGCGGCAACAGCAGGGTATCCCCGGCGTAGATCTTCTTCTTTTCGGGGTTGGCGGCCTGGATGCGTTCCAGGGGCACGCCGCTGCGCTTGCTGATCCGGGCCAGAGAGTCGGACGAGGTCTGCACCTTGGTGGGACGCCAGTTGGCAAAGGCCGAAGCCGACGACGAACGCAGGAAGGCCTGGGCCTGGGCCTCGTTCTGGACCGGCACATAGACGAAGGTGGAGCGCTCGGTGGACGAGATGGTCCGCTTGTGGTGCAGGTTGTAGTTCTGGAAACTTTCCCAGCTCAAACCACAGGCACGACTCAGGGCGATGAGGTCGGTACCGGGGCGAGCCGTCAGACGACGGACCGGGGCGGG contains these protein-coding regions:
- a CDS encoding LysM peptidoglycan-binding domain-containing protein, encoding MFFPDWSGRGRARLGVLCILAFCLLLAGGCGSKQKKGQPLSMPSLIIPGDEGGEPLTPTELAAFQNTARIDRDIHKASMPDVVLQYKHFLRKGRGTMSVFSRNAEPYLGYARKVFRSRGMPEELAYLALVESGYRPDAESRVGALGAWQFMPYTGMKYGLTQDWWLDERLDPYRATEAAADYLQKLYGDFRDWPTAIAAYNAGEGKMSRAKEGTGARNFYEVVERNHKLDEKARLRPETVQYVPRFLAMSKIMRNLPQLGFTPVDQDKPAPVRRLTARPGTDLIALSRACGLSWESFQNYNLHHKRTISSTERSTFVYVPVQNEAQAQAFLRSSSASAFANWRPTKVQTSSDSLARISKRSGVPLERIQAANPEKKKIYAGDTLLLPRGVPMSPSAVAAADDKPSRKERSSGRDRQERNRPEPSGGVYVLRPNDTLYGVARQFGVSVSDLQACNNIDDPSQLQVGQRLTIPGKGGAAASRPASSERQASPKGKASRASRTKTYTIQAGDSLWGIARKNDVSVEDIKRWNDGVDAQNLRVGSTLIVGD
- a CDS encoding BTB/POZ domain-containing protein KCTD2; translation: MKKLWLLLACALLLSTTSLASAACSPEEAQKKANEFAAAVQKKSQADPQGYAKIMQELQPQLLKLQQEQNLENMCKFYDDALEKLK
- a CDS encoding helix-turn-helix domain-containing protein; its protein translation is MKNARIRLGQEILRRRKAMGITQEELASRMGVSRQSVAKWETGLSSPDIDRLALLRDMLQTSLDELIAPAGRELIPEPVPPAEDSVRPAPAGPVRNLRLLPLILGTLLFCCGLGGLAALWVLSRLHPVRLVDWDGSLHTGLEGYLMTTGLWPVLLLACILLGCGSLTLLYLWGTRRKNS